In Lapillicoccus jejuensis, the DNA window CGCGAGAGCGCCCAGGGGCGAGCCGACAACTGCGCCAGCAGCAGAGTCCTTCCCGCCGGGCTACCGAGCAGCACCGGCAACATGCGTCGCAACGCCTTGACCAACGCGATCGACGGCCGCAGTGTGGCGCCGAAGACAGCGACCTCTCGGTCGCTCCAGAAGCCGCCCGGGTCCAACGCCACGGTGTCGCCGCCGACACCCCGCCGCGCGAGCTCGAGCACCATCCGGGCGCCCATCGACTGACCGACGGTCGAGACCCCGTCCAGGTCCTGTTCGCGGATGAACTCCACGACCGCGTCGGTCAAGGTGGCGATCGACACCTCGCTGGTCAACGGCGGCGACTCGCCGAATCCCGGAAGGTCGACAGCGATCACCTCACGATGCTCGGCCAGTCCATCGAGGATCGGGGACCACGATTGCCACCCGGCACCCAGACCGTGCACGAGCAACAGCGGGCTGCCACGCCCTCGCCTCACATAGTTCAACGTCATACCGGACCGGTACCCCCAACCGGGATGCGCACTCAGCAACACGGCATTCGATCGCGCCGAACCCCACTGTGCCCTAGAGGAACGTGGTCGACAGGCGGCGGGATGGGACGGCCGGACTCGCGGCGCAGTATGGCACGGCGGAAGCGACATGGCTGGTGGACCTCGCGTCGCGGGAGACCTGGACGGGACCCGGCTGCCGCAGCACACGAAGCGCCCACCCGAACCCCGTCTGTGAAGTCGAAGGACTCCGCCGGACGGACGTGCGCTGTACGGTCGAGCAGGAAAGTTGCGGCGACGAGTTGGGGGGACCAATGCGCCGGTTGACGTCGGCCTTGTACGTGGATTTCGACAACGTCTACATCGGGTTAGCCCAACTGGACGAAGCGACCGCGGAGGCGTTCGCCAACGACCCAGGTCGCCTCCTCCGC includes these proteins:
- a CDS encoding alpha/beta fold hydrolase, coding for MTLNYVRRGRGSPLLLVHGLGAGWQSWSPILDGLAEHREVIAVDLPGFGESPPLTSEVSIATLTDAVVEFIREQDLDGVSTVGQSMGARMVLELARRGVGGDTVALDPGGFWSDREVAVFGATLRPSIALVKALRRMLPVLLGSPAGRTLLLAQLSARPWALSRETVLPDVRGLAESPSTGAALSALIKGPKQQGAPAGTVPGRVTIGWGRRDLVTVPRQAARATQLFPDAELHWFERCGHFPQWDAPHEATRLILDHTD